TTTTCCGCTCACGGGGTCGACGGCGTCGGCCTGTACCGCACCGAAATCCCGTTCATGGTGCGCCAGGACTTCCCGGATGTCGGCGAGCAGGCGGAAATCTACATGCGCGTCCTGGCGGCGGCAGAGGGCGCGCCCGTGGTTTTCCGCACGCTGGATATCGGCGGCGACAAGGTGCTGCCCTATCTGCGCGATCCGAAGGACGACAACCCCGCAATGGGCTGGCGCGCCATCCGGATCGGCCTCGACCGGCCGGCCATCCTGCGCCACCAGCTGCGCGCCATGATCCGGGCGGCGGCCGGACAGCCGCTGCATCTGATGTTTCCGATGGTCGCCGACCTGGCGGAATTCGAAACGGCGCGCGGCCTGGTGGATATGGAGCTGGAGCGGGCCGGGAAATCCGGCAACCTGATGCCGGACAGCCTGTCGGTCGGCGTGATGCTCGAAGTGCCGGCCCTGGTCTGGCAGTTGCCGGCGCTGGTCGAGCGGGCCGATTTCGTCTCGCTCGGCAGCAACGACCTGCTGCAGTTCATGTTCGCCAGCGACCGGGGCAATCCGCGCCTTTCCGGCCGGTACGATTCATTGTCTCCGGCATTCCTTGCGATGGTGCGGCAGATTGTGGATCATTGCCGCGCGGCCCGGGGCGGCGCCGGCGTGCCGCTGACCGTGTGCGGTGAAATGGCGGGCGTGCCGCTGGAGGCGATGACGCTGATCGGTCTCGGCGTCCGGCGGCTGTCGATGTCGGCGGCGGCGATTGGCCCGGTCAAGGCGATGGTCCGCAGCGTGGACATCGGCACGCTGGAGGATTTTGTCGGCCGGCTGATCGGCGCCGGAGAACATTCGCTGCGCAACCGGCTTGCCGGCTATGCAAGGGATCACGACGTCGTCATCGACCAGCGCTGAACCCGATAGCTGTCCTGCTGGCCGGGGGCATCGGGCAAAAGGGCGAAATGGAACAGCAGACGCATCCCGATGACCTTACCTTCGACGGGCCGGCGGTCGGGGCGAACGCTTTTCGGGTCGGCACCGACTTGCGCGATGCGCGCGAGCGCCTGGGCGTGCCCCTTGAAACCGCTGCGTCCGACCTGAAAATCCGGGCCGATTATCTGAAGAGCCTGGAGCGGGACGATCATGCAGCGCTGCCGGCCTTGCCCTACACCCTGGGCTTCGTGCGCAGCTATGCCACCTATGTCGGCCTCGATCCCGGGAAGCTGGCCCGCCAGTTCCGGGAGGAAGCGGGCAAGTCTTCGGTCAGACAGGATTACACCTGGCTGAAGCCGGTCGAACGGGGCCGCTTTTCCGGCGGCGCACTGCTGCTCGTCTCGCTGGCCATTGCAGGCGCTGCGTATGTCGCCTGGTATTACCGCACGGCCGACGCCCGCAAGCCCGCGGCGGCGGTCGAAATCCCGCAGATACAGCCGGCGCCGCCCGGCGACGTCGCGGCGGCGGACGCCGGCGGCGGCGCCGTTGCACCGGGCCGGGATAGCGAGACCGGGCCGCCTCAATCCTCCCCGCCGGAGCGGAACCCGGAAGAATATCCGGCGGAAGAAGACGGGACGGAAGAAGGCGGGGCGAGCGCGCAAGACGGCGAAACCGCGGCCTTACCGGAAAATCCGGAAACCGGCGCGGCCGACCGGCCCGACGCTTCCGACGCGGATCGGAACGCGGCTCCCGAGCCGGAAATCGAGCTCGCCGACCGGCCGATCGTTCTCCCAATCGTTCTCAGGGCGCGGGGTCTCGTCTGGATCCGGGTGCGCCATCCGGAAACCGGCCGGGTGATCGCGGAAGGGATTCTGAAAGAGGGCAATCAGGTGACGGTGCCCGACGAACCCGGCCTGGTGCTCGACGTCGGCCGCGCCAGCCAGCTGGAATATCTGATCGGCGGCCGGTCCGCCGGTCTGGCCGGTCCGGCGGCGACGGTTCGCCACAACCTGTCCCTCGATCCGGCCCGGCTCGCGCTGTCTGCCGATGCGGTCGCGGCCCGCGATGCGTCCGCGCCCGGATCGGGCGGCGAGCCGGCCGCTCCCGAAAATGCCGAAGCCGGAAATGATGAAGGCGGAAATGCCGAGGGTGCGGATACCGAAGACGGAAGTGCCGAAGATGGAAATGCCGAAGATGGAAATGCCGAAGGCGGGGCCTCCGAAGAACAGACCGCGGCGGCGGGCGGGCCCGTCGTTCTGAGGGCGCTGGGCCTCGTCTGGGTCCGGGTGCGCCATCCGCAGACCCGCCAAGTGCTGGTCGAAGGCATCATGAAGAAGGGCAACGTCGTCGCGGTGCCAGACGATCCGGGCCTGGTGCTCGATGTCGGCCGCGCCAACCAGCTCGAATATCTGGTCAGCGGCGAACCGGCGGGCCTGGCCGGCGAGTCTCCGGGCCCGGCCTACAGCCTGTCCCTCGATCCGGCGAAGCTGAAACCGGACGGATGAGCCGATAATTCTTGCCCGCCCGGAACCGGGCGCGGTTGCCAGAGGCCGCGCCAGCGCTTAAGTCGTTGCAGGGATTGTGCAATGCACCGCGGCCTGCGCGCCGTTCTGTTGAACCGTTCCCTTCGTCCGAATCAGTGCGGTGCCTGCCGATGAGCGTCCGGCCCTATCGCGATATCTACCGGCGCAAGAGCCGCAAGATCCATGTCGGCGCCGTGCCGGTCGGCGGCGACGCGCCGATCGCCGTCCAGTCGATGACCAACACGCCGACGACGGACGTGAAGGCGACGCTGGCGCAAATCCGCGAGCTCGAAGAGGCCGGCGCGGATATCGTCCGGGTGTCTTGCCCCGACGAGGAGTCGACCGCGGCGCTGAAGGAGATCGTGCGCGGCGCCGAGGCGCCGATCGTGGCGGATATCCACTTCCACTACAAACGGGCGATCGAGGCGGCCCAGTCCGGCGCCGCCTGCCTGCGCATCAATCCCGGAAATATCGGCAAGGAGGAGCGGGTCCGCGAGGTCATAAAGGCAGCCAAGGATCACGGCTGCTCGATGCGCATCGGAGTCAATGCCGGATCGCTGGAGCGCGACCTGCTCGAGAAATACGGCGAGCCCTGCCCCGAGGCGATGCTGGAATCGGCCCAGCGCCATATCGCCATCCTCGAGGACAACGATTTCTTCGAGTTCAAGATCAGCTGCAAGGCGTCCGACGTGTTTCTCGCCGTGGCGGCCTACCAGCTGCTTGCCGACGTCTGCGACTATCCCCTGCATCTCGGCATCACCGAAGCCGGCGGCCTGACCACCGGCACGGTCAAGAGCAGCATCGGCATGGGCTCGCTGCTCTGGGCCGGGATCGGCGATACGATCCGCGTCTCCCTGTCCGCCGACCCGGTCGAGGAGATCAGGATCGGTTTCGAGATCCTGAAGGCGCTCGGCCTGCGCCACCGCGGGGTGAACGTCATCTCCTGCCCGTCCTGCGCCCGGCAGAATTTTCAGGTCATTCCGACGGTGGTGCGGCTGGAGGAGCGGCTGGCCCATATCGGCACGCCGATGTCGCTGTCGGTTATCGGCTGCGTCGTCAACGGGCCGGGCGAGGCGCGGGAGACCGATATCGGCCTGACCGGCGGGGCGAGCGGCCACCAGGTCTATCTGAACGGCGAGAAACATCATGTGATGCGCGACGGCGACCTGGTCGACCATCTTGTCGAACTGGTCGAGCGCAAGGCTGCCGAGATCGAAGCCGAACAGGCGGCGCTTCAGGAGCAGGCGGCGGAATAGCGGCGCCCGCCGCAACCGGCCCGGCGCAGCCATTTGGCCGCGCCGCCACGGCTGGAACAGCGCCCTGCCCGAGAGCACCCGATGAGCAAGCTGCAACCGATTCGCGGAACCCACGATCTGCTGCCCGACGCCATGCGCCGGCACAGCCATGTCGTGGATACGGCTGCCGCGGTGGCGGGGCGCTATGGCTACGACGCGATGGCGACGCCGGTTTTCGAGGCGACCGAGGTGTTCGCCCGGACCCTGGGCGAAACCTCGGATGTCGTCACCAAGGAAATGTACAGCTTCGAGACCAAGGGCGGCGATAGCGTGACCCTGAGGCCGGAAAATACCGCCGGCGTGGCCCGCGCCGTCATTTCCAACGGCCTGCACCAGAGCGTGCCGCTGCGCTATTTCTACGCCGGCCCGATGTTCCGCCACGAACGGCCGCAGAAGGGCCGGCAGCGCCAGTTCCACCAGATCGGCATCGAACTGATCGGCGTCGCCCATCCGCTGGGCGACGTCGAGACGATCGCCGCCGGCGCCGCCGTGCTGGACGCGCTGGAAGTGCGGGACCGGACGATCCTGGAGTTGAACACGCTGGGCGATACCGAAAGCCGGGCGGCCTACCGCGACCGGCTGGTCGGTTATCTCTCCCGCTTCAAGGACGACCTGTCGGAGGACAGCTGCCGCCGGCTGGATGTCAACCCGCTGCGCATCCTCGATTCCAAGAATCCCCGCGACCGCGAAATTGTGGCCGGCGCGCCGGTCTTCGGCGACTCGCTGACCGACGGCGCCCGCGCATGGTTCGACGCCGTCAGGGCCGGGCTGGATGCGATCGGCATCGCCTACACGCTGAACGAGCGGCTGGTCCGCGGCCTCGACTATTACTGCCATTCCGCCTTCGAGTTCACGACCGAGGCGCTGGGCGCCCAGGGCGCGGTGATTGCCGGCGGGCGCTACGACGGCCTGATCGGCCGGATGGGCGGGCCGGACGCGCCGGGGGTCGGCTGGGCCGGGGGGATCGAGCGGCTGGCCCTGCTGGCCGAGGCCGACCTGCCCGCGCCGCGTCCCGTGGCCCTGGTGCCGATCGGGGAAGCGGCCGAAACCGCGGCCCTTCCGCTCGCCGAAAGGCTGCGCGCCGCCGGCTACCGGATCGACATGGCGTTCGACGGCAACCTGAAGAAGCGCATGAAGCGCGCCGACCGGATCGGGGCCCGGGCCGCCGTGCTGATCGGCACCGACGAGCTGGCGGAAGGCGCAGCGACGGTGCGCGACCTCGACAGCGGCGAACAGGACCGGGCGCCCCTCGATACCCTGGCGGAGGCGCTCACGCCTTTCCGGTAGCGGGATCGACGGACTCTTCCGCTTCCCCGCCCCCGCCACCGGAAACCGACCGATGAACCTTGCCGCCAGTCTCGATGCCGTCCTCGACCGCCATGGCGAAATCGAAGCGCAGATGGCTGCCGGCGCGGCCGGCGACCCCGGGGAATTCGCCCGCCTGTCCAAGGAATATGCCGATCTGGAACCGGTCGTCGCCGGCATCCGCGCCCTGAAGGCGGCCCAGGCCGAAATGGCGGACCTCGCCGAACTGATCGCCGATCCGGAGACCGACGCCGAAATGCGGGAGATGGCGGAGGCCGAGTTCCTCGACCTGAAATCCGGCATCCCGGACATGGAATTGCGCCTGCAACGGCTGCTGCTGCCGAAGGACGAAGCGGACGCGAAGAATGCCATCCTGGAAATCCGCGCCGGCACCGGCGGCGACGAGGCCGCCCTGTTCGCCGCAGACCTCTACCGCATGTATCAGCGCTACGCCGAAAAGCACGGCTGGTCGATGGAGGCGCTGC
The sequence above is a segment of the Rhodospirillaceae bacterium genome. Coding sequences within it:
- a CDS encoding DUF4115 domain-containing protein — translated: MEQQTHPDDLTFDGPAVGANAFRVGTDLRDARERLGVPLETAASDLKIRADYLKSLERDDHAALPALPYTLGFVRSYATYVGLDPGKLARQFREEAGKSSVRQDYTWLKPVERGRFSGGALLLVSLAIAGAAYVAWYYRTADARKPAAAVEIPQIQPAPPGDVAAADAGGGAVAPGRDSETGPPQSSPPERNPEEYPAEEDGTEEGGASAQDGETAALPENPETGAADRPDASDADRNAAPEPEIELADRPIVLPIVLRARGLVWIRVRHPETGRVIAEGILKEGNQVTVPDEPGLVLDVGRASQLEYLIGGRSAGLAGPAATVRHNLSLDPARLALSADAVAARDASAPGSGGEPAAPENAEAGNDEGGNAEGADTEDGSAEDGNAEDGNAEGGASEEQTAAAGGPVVLRALGLVWVRVRHPQTRQVLVEGIMKKGNVVAVPDDPGLVLDVGRANQLEYLVSGEPAGLAGESPGPAYSLSLDPAKLKPDG
- the ispG gene encoding flavodoxin-dependent (E)-4-hydroxy-3-methylbut-2-enyl-diphosphate synthase; amino-acid sequence: MSVRPYRDIYRRKSRKIHVGAVPVGGDAPIAVQSMTNTPTTDVKATLAQIRELEEAGADIVRVSCPDEESTAALKEIVRGAEAPIVADIHFHYKRAIEAAQSGAACLRINPGNIGKEERVREVIKAAKDHGCSMRIGVNAGSLERDLLEKYGEPCPEAMLESAQRHIAILEDNDFFEFKISCKASDVFLAVAAYQLLADVCDYPLHLGITEAGGLTTGTVKSSIGMGSLLWAGIGDTIRVSLSADPVEEIRIGFEILKALGLRHRGVNVISCPSCARQNFQVIPTVVRLEERLAHIGTPMSLSVIGCVVNGPGEARETDIGLTGGASGHQVYLNGEKHHVMRDGDLVDHLVELVERKAAEIEAEQAALQEQAAE
- the hisS gene encoding histidine--tRNA ligase, yielding MSKLQPIRGTHDLLPDAMRRHSHVVDTAAAVAGRYGYDAMATPVFEATEVFARTLGETSDVVTKEMYSFETKGGDSVTLRPENTAGVARAVISNGLHQSVPLRYFYAGPMFRHERPQKGRQRQFHQIGIELIGVAHPLGDVETIAAGAAVLDALEVRDRTILELNTLGDTESRAAYRDRLVGYLSRFKDDLSEDSCRRLDVNPLRILDSKNPRDREIVAGAPVFGDSLTDGARAWFDAVRAGLDAIGIAYTLNERLVRGLDYYCHSAFEFTTEALGAQGAVIAGGRYDGLIGRMGGPDAPGVGWAGGIERLALLAEADLPAPRPVALVPIGEAAETAALPLAERLRAAGYRIDMAFDGNLKKRMKRADRIGARAAVLIGTDELAEGAATVRDLDSGEQDRAPLDTLAEALTPFR